The following are encoded in a window of Alosa sapidissima isolate fAloSap1 chromosome 10, fAloSap1.pri, whole genome shotgun sequence genomic DNA:
- the LOC121720152 gene encoding putative nuclease HARBI1 isoform X2, whose amino-acid sequence MAAALLVGIFDNEDEHINRNVMAERLLRPHNDVLNFPDRVLISFYRLPRHLILNLVKELRPVLERPSRRHGALAVLVQVTNALRFFAKGDFQTEVASLSSVSQLCISRNLMEVTKAICNLAPNYIQFPLGEELLRIKEEFLQQSGMPGVIGLIDGSLFPIKAPNGPSEPAYVCRKGYHAINVQAIGDQNMVIRHLLAKWPGSIHDSFIFNTRASGWLLGDSGYPLKPYLITPIMNEQTEAERKYNVPHKRCRSRQERLYGIWKGRWRYHDKSGGYLQYSPKRVVMFVKATAVLHNICRMANLPDTKNIPVEDEEEGHDGIGL is encoded by the exons ATGGCAGCAGCACTGCTTGTAGGTATCTTTGACAATGAAGATGAACACATTAACAGAAATGTAATGGCAGAAAGGCTACTTAGACCGCATAATGATGTGTTAAATTTTCCGGACCGtgttttaatttcattttatcGTCTGCCAAGAcatttaattttgaatttggtgAAAGAACTACGTCCAGTTCTGGAGAGGCCTTCAAGGAGACATGGAGCCTTGGCAGTGCTTGTGCAGGTAACAAATGCTCTGCGTTTTTTTGCCAAGGGTGACTTCCAGACTGAGGTTGCAAGCCTGTCTTCGGTGTCACAGCTGTGTATTTCACGCAACCTCATGGAAGTCACCAAAGCCATCTGCAATCTGGCACCAAATTATATTCAGTTTCCGCTTGGAGAAGAGCTTCTGCGGATAAAGGAGGAGTTTTTACAACAGAGTGGAATGCCAGGGGTAATTGGGCTTATTGATGGGTCACTTTTTCCAATCAAAGCTCCAAATGGCCCAAGTGAGCCGGCATACGTGTGCCGTAAAGGATACCATGCCATTAACGTTCAGGCCATAGGGGACCAAAATATGGTTATACGGCATTTGTTGGCAAAGTGGCCTGGATCCATCCACGATTCATTCATATTCAACACCAG GGCAAGTGGATGGCTTTTGGGAGACTCGGGATACCCCTTGAAACCCTACCTAATAACACCAATCATGAATGagcagacagaggcagagaggaagTATAATGTGCCACACAAAAGGTGCCGTAGCCGTCAGGAGAGGCTTTATGGTATATGGAAAGGAAG ATGGAGATACCATGATAAGAGTGGGGGATATCTTCAGTATTCCCCTAAGAGAGTGGTGATGTTTGTGAAGGCCACTGCTGTGCTGCACAACATATGCAGGATGGCTAATCTCCCGGACACTAAAAACATCCCGGttgaagatgaggaggaaggcCATGATGGCATAGGCCTGTAG
- the LOC121720152 gene encoding putative nuclease HARBI1 isoform X1, with amino-acid sequence MAAALLVGIFDNEDEHINRNVMAERLLRPHNDVLNFPDRVLISFYRLPRHLILNLVKELRPVLERPSRRHGALAVLVQVTNALRFFAKGDFQTEVASLSSVSQLCISRNLMEVTKAICNLAPNYIQFPLGEELLRIKEEFLQQSGMPGVIGLIDGSLFPIKAPNGPSEPAYVCRKGYHAINVQAIGDQNMVIRHLLAKWPGSIHDSFIFNTSDINAYLSEGRASGWLLGDSGYPLKPYLITPIMNEQTEAERKYNVPHKRCRSRQERLYGIWKGRWRYHDKSGGYLQYSPKRVVMFVKATAVLHNICRMANLPDTKNIPVEDEEEGHDGIGL; translated from the exons ATGGCAGCAGCACTGCTTGTAGGTATCTTTGACAATGAAGATGAACACATTAACAGAAATGTAATGGCAGAAAGGCTACTTAGACCGCATAATGATGTGTTAAATTTTCCGGACCGtgttttaatttcattttatcGTCTGCCAAGAcatttaattttgaatttggtgAAAGAACTACGTCCAGTTCTGGAGAGGCCTTCAAGGAGACATGGAGCCTTGGCAGTGCTTGTGCAGGTAACAAATGCTCTGCGTTTTTTTGCCAAGGGTGACTTCCAGACTGAGGTTGCAAGCCTGTCTTCGGTGTCACAGCTGTGTATTTCACGCAACCTCATGGAAGTCACCAAAGCCATCTGCAATCTGGCACCAAATTATATTCAGTTTCCGCTTGGAGAAGAGCTTCTGCGGATAAAGGAGGAGTTTTTACAACAGAGTGGAATGCCAGGGGTAATTGGGCTTATTGATGGGTCACTTTTTCCAATCAAAGCTCCAAATGGCCCAAGTGAGCCGGCATACGTGTGCCGTAAAGGATACCATGCCATTAACGTTCAGGCCATAGGGGACCAAAATATGGTTATACGGCATTTGTTGGCAAAGTGGCCTGGATCCATCCACGATTCATTCATATTCAACACCAG TGATATCAATGCTTACCTGAGTGAGGGCAGGGCAAGTGGATGGCTTTTGGGAGACTCGGGATACCCCTTGAAACCCTACCTAATAACACCAATCATGAATGagcagacagaggcagagaggaagTATAATGTGCCACACAAAAGGTGCCGTAGCCGTCAGGAGAGGCTTTATGGTATATGGAAAGGAAG ATGGAGATACCATGATAAGAGTGGGGGATATCTTCAGTATTCCCCTAAGAGAGTGGTGATGTTTGTGAAGGCCACTGCTGTGCTGCACAACATATGCAGGATGGCTAATCTCCCGGACACTAAAAACATCCCGGttgaagatgaggaggaaggcCATGATGGCATAGGCCTGTAG